One window from the genome of Deinococcus psychrotolerans encodes:
- a CDS encoding phage/plasmid primase, P4 family: MAGLQSGLLLRPSFDFCLAKASAIQPDESVRLLAALRLKGEPICLQTFADGPADLYSAKTGTGKTGKAWKSKEFCLIGVPQSSGKMTQMIGRTEQISSCSLEDISQGPFKYPNLARCSVSFTVNVLKPNAQQRNADNVQRVAAVFIDLDGSPLPDDFPLKPTAVVESSPGRFHVYWAVHDLELSGFTAVQKYLASLYGGDAAVCDLARVMRLPGYWHGKREDGFLSQLLELNSDAQYKRADLLGCFDGLADALEAAEVAEAARLQKAADQLARAAVLKAEMASSPAMNRAAAQQKYGQTILLGELSILGSTAQGGRNHQLYKAAAALGECVAAGILEKSSVEAELTSVALAVGLDDDETASTIHSGLTAGMKKPRDLSNIGTRADVRKKKSLSQVSAVTAYMKVSGPALQVADQIPAPEVHTDNGKLDYSDAQVLSLLGLNSWGVVSPHSEQAHAIRLKAIARDDLMYVPGKDGREWHVWTSRHWRDGTGALALAKRYVNKLSASLAPETARLEVLAEVLSAADRQEDAAAMNRAARRHMRAAKATEENKRQRAVFDLSTVHFLAPHDAHELFALRPWVLGFQNGTLDGNEFREHRRDDYMLSLLRVPYAEDWQGGEWEEVLNRMTGGDVELAQSLQDVAGYILSGSSSQRVVFIAYGPARSGKSTFSALLETMLGDQANTIEPKHLSGDGVRGLLGSRLWNRRLGVCHEAGKVPIDSELLKTMSGGDNYTVKHLYKDEFTAQPTHALVLVANDPPRLDGLDPALRERVVALPFEYDLDPQGHRELFSGRKLEEVRREPHSALVREFSVWAAQGMRSVFRSRSIFLAPAVALATAKLWDEMGNEMGGFWETLKTSEISLGIGVRELRGRYVDWCGLNEIKALPSRKWDKACEAIGLDKKSTGAEWIWKWSRAGVAWPFDNLTSLTTSQKVTTGKSETAPGGAQNKGDISHGEFAEKTVKLVNFAGEAPEVGPLKVVF, encoded by the coding sequence ATGGCCGGTTTACAGAGCGGCCTGCTCCTTAGACCATCGTTCGACTTCTGCTTGGCTAAGGCCTCAGCTATCCAGCCAGACGAGAGTGTGAGGCTACTCGCCGCACTGCGTCTGAAAGGTGAACCCATCTGCCTGCAAACTTTTGCAGATGGGCCAGCTGATCTCTACAGCGCCAAAACCGGTACTGGTAAAACAGGGAAAGCCTGGAAATCGAAGGAATTCTGTCTGATAGGCGTCCCCCAATCGAGCGGCAAAATGACGCAGATGATTGGACGCACTGAGCAGATCAGCAGTTGTAGCCTAGAAGATATCAGTCAGGGGCCGTTTAAGTATCCTAATCTGGCCCGCTGCAGTGTGTCCTTCACAGTGAATGTCCTCAAACCCAACGCACAGCAGCGTAATGCTGACAATGTGCAGCGTGTGGCCGCCGTATTCATCGATCTGGACGGCTCGCCCTTGCCTGACGACTTCCCGCTGAAGCCGACGGCCGTTGTCGAGAGCAGCCCAGGCCGCTTCCACGTTTACTGGGCGGTCCATGACCTGGAGCTGAGCGGCTTCACCGCCGTTCAAAAGTATCTCGCCAGTCTGTACGGTGGTGACGCGGCTGTGTGCGACCTGGCGCGGGTGATGCGGCTTCCTGGGTACTGGCACGGCAAAAGGGAAGACGGTTTTCTCTCTCAGCTGCTGGAACTGAACTCAGATGCCCAGTACAAACGCGCGGATCTGCTGGGCTGCTTCGACGGCTTGGCTGATGCTCTCGAAGCAGCTGAGGTGGCCGAGGCAGCTCGGCTTCAGAAAGCAGCTGACCAACTGGCGCGGGCTGCGGTGCTCAAAGCGGAAATGGCCAGCAGCCCTGCGATGAATCGGGCGGCAGCCCAGCAAAAATACGGTCAGACGATCCTACTCGGTGAGCTCAGCATCTTGGGCAGTACGGCCCAGGGTGGCCGAAATCACCAGCTCTATAAAGCGGCGGCCGCACTGGGTGAATGCGTGGCCGCTGGGATTCTCGAGAAAAGCAGCGTCGAGGCCGAGCTGACGTCGGTGGCTCTGGCAGTGGGCCTGGATGACGACGAAACGGCCAGCACGATACACAGCGGCCTGACGGCTGGTATGAAAAAGCCTCGTGATCTGTCGAATATCGGTACGAGGGCGGATGTACGAAAAAAGAAGTCGCTCAGTCAGGTCAGCGCAGTCACGGCCTACATGAAGGTCAGTGGCCCCGCTCTACAAGTTGCCGATCAGATCCCTGCCCCAGAAGTGCACACCGACAATGGGAAGCTGGACTATTCAGACGCCCAGGTGCTTTCACTGCTGGGTCTGAATTCGTGGGGCGTGGTCAGTCCACACAGCGAGCAGGCCCACGCGATTCGGCTCAAGGCCATTGCTAGGGACGACCTGATGTACGTGCCTGGAAAAGATGGCCGTGAGTGGCACGTCTGGACCTCGCGTCATTGGCGTGACGGAACCGGGGCGCTGGCGCTTGCGAAGCGTTATGTGAACAAGCTGAGTGCATCTCTGGCACCGGAAACGGCCCGTCTGGAAGTTCTTGCAGAAGTGCTGTCGGCAGCAGACCGGCAAGAAGACGCGGCGGCCATGAACCGAGCAGCGAGGCGGCACATGCGGGCCGCCAAAGCTACCGAGGAGAACAAGCGCCAGCGGGCCGTATTTGACCTGTCCACAGTTCACTTTCTGGCCCCGCACGACGCGCACGAACTGTTCGCCCTGCGCCCGTGGGTGCTGGGATTCCAGAACGGCACCCTGGACGGCAATGAGTTCAGGGAACATCGCCGTGATGATTACATGCTGTCGCTCCTGCGCGTGCCCTATGCCGAGGACTGGCAGGGAGGCGAATGGGAGGAGGTGCTGAATCGCATGACTGGCGGGGATGTTGAGCTGGCTCAGAGCTTGCAGGATGTGGCCGGGTACATCCTGAGCGGCTCAAGCTCGCAGCGGGTGGTGTTCATAGCCTATGGCCCAGCCAGGAGTGGCAAAAGCACGTTTAGTGCCCTGCTGGAGACGATGCTGGGTGATCAGGCCAACACGATTGAACCCAAACATCTGAGTGGTGATGGGGTCCGCGGATTGCTGGGGTCGCGCCTCTGGAATCGACGCCTGGGCGTCTGCCATGAAGCGGGAAAAGTTCCTATCGACTCCGAGTTGCTAAAAACCATGAGCGGCGGGGACAACTACACGGTCAAACATTTGTATAAAGACGAGTTCACGGCGCAGCCCACACACGCTCTGGTGCTGGTCGCCAACGATCCGCCTCGCCTCGATGGGCTGGACCCTGCTTTACGTGAGCGCGTGGTCGCCCTGCCGTTCGAGTACGACCTGGATCCGCAAGGGCATCGCGAGCTTTTCAGTGGGAGAAAGCTGGAAGAAGTGCGGCGCGAGCCTCACAGTGCTCTGGTGAGGGAGTTCTCCGTCTGGGCCGCCCAGGGAATGCGGAGTGTGTTCCGGTCACGGTCAATTTTTCTCGCACCTGCTGTCGCGCTCGCCACCGCAAAACTGTGGGATGAGATGGGCAATGAGATGGGCGGATTCTGGGAAACGTTGAAAACTTCGGAGATCAGTCTGGGCATCGGAGTGCGCGAGCTGCGCGGTCGGTACGTCGATTGGTGCGGCCTAAACGAGATAAAAGCCCTCCCATCACGGAAGTGGGATAAGGCGTGTGAGGCCATTGGGCTTGACAAGAAGAGTACGGGGGCCGAGTGGATCTGGAAATGGAGCCGCGCTGGAGTGGCCTGGCCGTTTGACAATTTGACAAGTTTGACAACTTCACAGAAAGTTACCACAGGAAAATCTGAGACAGCGCCAGGAGGGGCTCAGAATAAAGGAGATATATCCCATGGGGAATTTGCTGAAAAAACTGTCAAACTTGTCAATTTTGCAGGCGAAGCCCCGGAAGTGGGTCCGCTCAAAGTAGTGTTCTAG
- a CDS encoding N-6 DNA methylase encodes MIGPQINPQTVLLSAYHLLKTKDEFGVAQLLGALLLLSQRCPDEMRRIPQRERHQTVDHYLESLLTKFKVEEAADTANSPSLADIGLNEFSFRRPLRGLPPTTNWSEMIEELCSVMTDLWSSKPKITTDYGHVFSTVLLSRPGFVRAFTPTPPAAAQLAAQLLQVRPGQEVLNVQCRWGQVLLALNKDFYGDQAVLMGSGSDMQALSVCALLLLISKVETAHLRYIPLSADAPLLGFKEEFYDRVVAHPPVEAPVGQARQYIEELVIGQVMGTLKPGGRAVIIVSGGYLHRSRPEPVIRRRLIAEDWLRAVVQLPGTTKDSGGSPSLLVLDRSRANQAVVFVDLSEVEPNDWLQSDMVNRVIEAPNEFSDERWTALSAAAGPLPNHPRWQVVPRAEIAVDANLSPARYLQSDTNPRMTRSGLLKAREHYQVASSNLQQSIQKFDQLMQDLFEPQHVSDSKPLLNQTNPTQLSDHDHHDFHSPSFTEEKS; translated from the coding sequence GTGATTGGCCCTCAGATCAACCCTCAAACGGTTTTACTGAGCGCCTACCACCTTCTCAAAACCAAGGACGAGTTCGGTGTTGCCCAGCTGTTGGGAGCGTTGTTGCTCCTGAGTCAGCGCTGCCCAGACGAAATGAGACGTATTCCTCAGCGGGAACGTCATCAAACAGTCGATCATTACCTCGAATCACTGCTGACAAAATTCAAAGTTGAGGAGGCCGCAGATACCGCGAATTCGCCTTCGTTGGCTGACATCGGACTGAACGAATTTTCGTTCCGGCGACCTCTGCGCGGGCTGCCACCAACCACCAACTGGTCAGAGATGATCGAAGAGCTGTGTTCAGTGATGACTGACTTATGGTCTTCAAAACCCAAAATAACAACCGATTACGGACACGTGTTCTCAACAGTACTTCTGAGCCGCCCAGGGTTTGTCAGAGCGTTCACGCCGACCCCACCAGCTGCCGCACAACTCGCAGCCCAACTGCTCCAAGTAAGACCAGGCCAGGAAGTGTTGAATGTGCAGTGCCGCTGGGGGCAGGTACTGCTGGCGTTGAATAAAGATTTTTACGGTGATCAGGCCGTTCTAATGGGCAGTGGAAGCGACATGCAAGCGCTGAGCGTGTGTGCCCTGCTGCTGCTTATTAGCAAAGTAGAGACTGCTCACCTGAGATACATACCACTGAGCGCCGACGCCCCGTTGCTCGGATTCAAAGAAGAGTTCTACGACCGAGTAGTCGCCCACCCACCGGTAGAAGCTCCAGTGGGCCAGGCCAGACAATACATTGAAGAGCTGGTCATTGGACAGGTGATGGGAACTCTCAAGCCGGGCGGACGTGCCGTAATCATCGTCAGCGGCGGTTACCTCCACCGCAGCCGTCCGGAGCCGGTCATCAGACGCCGCCTAATCGCTGAAGACTGGCTCCGGGCTGTGGTTCAGCTTCCGGGCACTACCAAAGATTCCGGCGGTTCACCGAGTCTGTTGGTGCTCGACAGAAGCCGAGCAAACCAGGCGGTTGTGTTCGTTGATCTGAGCGAAGTCGAACCCAACGACTGGTTACAGTCGGACATGGTGAACCGCGTGATTGAGGCCCCCAATGAATTCTCAGATGAACGGTGGACAGCGCTGTCCGCTGCTGCTGGGCCTCTACCAAACCACCCACGCTGGCAGGTTGTCCCGAGAGCCGAAATTGCTGTGGACGCCAACCTGAGTCCAGCCCGGTACCTCCAGTCCGACACCAACCCACGAATGACACGGTCGGGCCTTCTAAAAGCCAGAGAGCACTACCAGGTTGCTTCAAGCAATCTCCAGCAATCAATTCAGAAATTCGATCAGCTCATGCAGGATCTGTTTGAGCCTCAACACGTGTCTGACAGCAAGCCGCTTTTAAACCAAACCAACCCAACCCAACTCAGTGACCATGACCACCACGACTTTCACAGCCCATCATTCACTGAGGAGAAGTCATGA
- a CDS encoding helix-hairpin-helix domain-containing protein has translation MTNYVDGKGQAVVLARTLGRGGQGTVYAVLGRRDTVAKIYLNPPDQQTARKLDALAKTSDTQLLSVSAWPQSVLKDHTGKVQGFVMPLVDASDFQELHMLYRIAARRQSFPNVDGRFLVHVARNVARGFAVLHMHGHLMGDVSSRNVMVSRGGTVRFIDTDSFQIKLGSETYPCPVGTPEFTPPELQGKALGKLLRTADHDLFGLASLIFHLLFDGRHPYAGVHDNKAAPSLAEAIAADQFAYSLKRRTGVKPPPATLRLSSLHLTLQDFFERAFSPVHRNRPAASEWETVLADLSKHLTPCRNKPSHWHDRRMPCPECLKNQGVPTQAGVPPSAQRINVEVEIKRIWLAVQAVPMPLPPQEIIRKEIPEPFQISDWPPLSDSLLDRIWNIFSSGSLEEQRKRRYREQLIEAKGQHQYKIESLGEKIAQSFSHQQNQSAQARYKTAIKELEGLRREVQVINQEEQQELRSQHINQQQDLLSQYLAQQIIGTDMISGVGPGLIATLNQHGVSNAKHITPQIDRIKGVGPKRQQDLRAWRADLERKFRSTSAPLSPQATGKVQISMDRKRAAKLKVIEAAVVQLKNDLPRWKNAELPIADKISELQFELARHQKTLDLIEKTLAGLS, from the coding sequence ATGACCAACTACGTTGATGGCAAAGGCCAGGCGGTGGTTCTGGCACGCACGCTCGGAAGAGGAGGACAGGGAACGGTGTACGCAGTGCTTGGTCGCCGGGACACTGTGGCGAAGATCTATCTCAATCCTCCTGATCAACAGACAGCTCGGAAGTTGGACGCCTTAGCCAAGACCAGCGATACACAGCTACTCAGTGTCAGTGCTTGGCCGCAAAGTGTACTCAAAGACCACACTGGGAAAGTTCAGGGCTTCGTTATGCCGCTTGTAGATGCATCAGACTTCCAAGAACTCCATATGCTCTACCGGATCGCCGCTCGCCGACAATCGTTTCCCAATGTCGATGGACGTTTTTTGGTTCACGTTGCCCGTAATGTCGCTCGGGGCTTCGCGGTGCTGCACATGCATGGTCATCTGATGGGTGACGTGAGCTCCAGAAATGTCATGGTATCGCGGGGGGGTACCGTCCGTTTTATAGACACCGATTCCTTTCAAATCAAATTGGGAAGCGAGACGTATCCCTGTCCGGTAGGCACGCCGGAGTTCACGCCACCCGAACTTCAGGGTAAAGCGCTGGGTAAGCTCCTGCGCACCGCCGACCACGATCTGTTCGGCTTGGCTTCGCTGATCTTTCACCTGCTGTTCGATGGACGGCATCCCTACGCTGGAGTTCACGACAACAAGGCTGCACCCAGCCTGGCAGAGGCCATCGCGGCAGATCAATTCGCTTACTCTCTCAAGCGGAGAACGGGTGTCAAGCCTCCACCTGCTACGTTGCGGCTCAGTTCATTACACCTCACGCTTCAGGATTTCTTTGAGCGGGCCTTTTCACCGGTACACCGCAATAGGCCCGCTGCAAGCGAATGGGAGACGGTGTTGGCTGATCTTAGCAAGCACCTGACACCATGCCGTAACAAACCGTCTCACTGGCATGACCGGCGTATGCCTTGTCCCGAGTGCCTTAAAAACCAGGGCGTACCGACTCAGGCGGGCGTTCCACCAAGTGCTCAGCGGATTAACGTTGAAGTGGAAATCAAGCGGATCTGGCTGGCCGTGCAGGCTGTCCCAATGCCCCTTCCGCCTCAGGAGATCATTCGAAAGGAGATTCCTGAACCCTTCCAAATTTCAGATTGGCCGCCTCTGTCAGATTCTTTACTCGACAGAATATGGAACATATTTTCCTCTGGGTCGCTCGAAGAACAACGGAAAAGGCGGTATCGGGAGCAGCTTATAGAAGCAAAGGGGCAGCACCAATACAAAATTGAATCTCTCGGAGAGAAAATTGCTCAGTCCTTTTCCCACCAGCAGAACCAAAGTGCTCAGGCACGATACAAAACAGCGATAAAAGAACTTGAAGGCCTTCGCCGTGAGGTGCAGGTAATTAATCAGGAAGAACAGCAAGAGTTACGCAGCCAGCACATCAATCAACAGCAGGATTTACTCAGCCAATACCTCGCTCAACAAATTATTGGTACGGACATGATCTCTGGGGTCGGCCCAGGTCTCATTGCCACACTGAATCAGCATGGAGTATCTAACGCCAAGCACATCACACCACAGATCGACCGTATCAAGGGGGTCGGTCCGAAGCGTCAACAGGATCTTCGAGCGTGGCGGGCCGATCTTGAGAGAAAATTTAGGTCTACTTCCGCTCCGCTCTCACCACAAGCAACTGGGAAAGTGCAGATCAGCATGGACCGCAAGCGCGCCGCGAAGCTCAAAGTGATCGAAGCTGCTGTAGTTCAACTAAAGAATGACTTGCCCCGGTGGAAAAATGCAGAACTACCGATCGCCGATAAGATCAGCGAGTTGCAATTCGAACTGGCCCGGCATCAGAAGACGCTCGATCTGATTGAGAAGACTTTGGCCGGGTTGTCCTGA
- a CDS encoding YbjN domain-containing protein, with product MVEIPLMTLENMAKYIEMSEFQLDFDEFSSSSLIRQMNWHLEMGNAVVRIEISEKVKNSNFLAITCTTQKRYLSRQTEVLDLLNHLNVGFEFSRTLSPRGEFSLQYYGFYPVLAKWPQETFDTLLSNVLLSFEESYRALEEHPAYASSPVPQV from the coding sequence ATGGTTGAGATTCCACTCATGACTCTGGAAAATATGGCCAAGTACATCGAAATGAGCGAATTTCAGCTCGATTTCGATGAATTTAGTAGCTCTTCACTCATCCGTCAAATGAATTGGCATCTAGAGATGGGCAATGCCGTTGTGCGTATTGAAATAAGCGAAAAAGTCAAAAATAGCAACTTTCTCGCAATCACATGTACCACCCAGAAGCGTTACCTGTCGCGCCAGACTGAAGTTCTCGATTTGCTTAATCATCTCAACGTCGGATTTGAATTCTCCCGCACTCTCAGTCCCAGAGGAGAATTCTCGCTACAATACTATGGCTTTTACCCAGTCCTGGCAAAGTGGCCCCAAGAAACCTTTGACACCCTGCTCTCCAATGTACTGCTGAGTTTTGAGGAGTCCTACCGCGCCCTTGAAGAGCACCCTGCGTATGCGAGCTCACCAGTACCTCAGGTGTAA
- a CDS encoding transposase, whose amino-acid sequence MRSTSLLVTKVSRRRLKKGRIGRRRRLKGKRGRGTAVSDKPPVLGTIARGGQLILHLCDDVQQATIKPFIAADIQLGSVINTDEYSVYSRLPEWGYVHVTVNHSDGEFTRDADGDGVNEVHVNTIEGVWSLLRSWLRPHRGLS is encoded by the coding sequence ATGAGATCTACATCGTTGCTGGTCACAAAGGTCAGCCGCAGGAGGTTGAAAAAGGGGCGCATTGGACGAAGACGACGTCTGAAAGGCAAGCGTGGGCGTGGCACTGCCGTTTCAGACAAGCCGCCGGTCCTGGGCACCATCGCGCGTGGAGGTCAGTTGATCTTGCATCTGTGTGACGACGTTCAGCAAGCCACCATCAAGCCCTTTATCGCTGCTGATATTCAGCTCGGCAGTGTCATCAACACCGATGAGTACAGTGTCTACAGTCGTTTGCCAGAATGGGGCTATGTCCATGTCACCGTGAACCACAGTGACGGCGAATTTACCAGAGATGCAGATGGAGACGGTGTAAACGAAGTCCACGTCAACACCATTGAAGGTGTCTGGAGTTTGCTCCGGTCTTGGCTACGTCCCCACCGAGGCCTCTCTTAG
- a CDS encoding integrase core domain-containing protein — protein MSLARFAREAGVPAWTLRDARKQALRQQERDVEQQIVLEQVRTVALAHPTYGYWRLHRVLRSAASGPSTFGLLGQHTVRLALGTLGINPPQPRKSRKKALPAALETLWPAGRRIQIDATHFTLADGVCWAYLVLDVDTRAILHIHVIRSLSALSAVTALRAGVATLRAQGVHDEVLIMTDGGSDFTSGVFQDACQSLGGWIRAKVSQRGGMGILERTNRTLKDEFVFREDFCSIRELRDGADRFLGWYNHIRLHSALG, from the coding sequence TTGAGTCTGGCCCGCTTCGCGCGCGAAGCGGGTGTCCCCGCCTGGACGCTACGAGATGCCCGCAAGCAGGCCCTCCGTCAGCAAGAGCGCGACGTCGAGCAGCAGATCGTCCTCGAACAGGTACGCACGGTGGCGCTCGCTCACCCGACCTATGGTTATTGGCGGCTTCATCGGGTGCTGCGTTCGGCCGCCAGTGGGCCTTCAACGTTCGGTCTGCTCGGTCAGCACACGGTGCGCCTGGCGCTGGGTACCCTGGGGATCAACCCACCACAACCCCGAAAGAGCCGCAAAAAAGCGCTGCCTGCCGCACTCGAAACCCTGTGGCCAGCAGGTCGCCGGATCCAGATAGACGCCACCCACTTCACGCTCGCGGATGGGGTGTGCTGGGCCTACCTGGTGCTCGACGTCGACACCCGCGCCATTCTGCACATTCACGTCATTCGGAGTCTGTCTGCTCTGAGCGCGGTCACCGCGCTCAGAGCAGGTGTGGCCACACTACGTGCTCAAGGCGTCCACGACGAGGTCCTGATCATGACGGACGGTGGTTCTGATTTTACCTCCGGCGTTTTTCAGGACGCTTGTCAATCGCTCGGTGGCTGGATCCGGGCCAAAGTCTCCCAGCGGGGCGGGATGGGAATCCTGGAGCGCACCAACCGCACGCTGAAAGATGAGTTTGTCTTCCGTGAGGACTTCTGTTCGATTCGAGAATTAAGGGATGGAGCCGACAGATTTTTGGGTTGGTACAACCACATTCGGCTGCACTCCGCCTTGGGCTAG
- a CDS encoding restriction endonuclease subunit S: MTTQDLTYIGAVPHGPVEAIAGFNARYLLRRSDLLFNVRNRPFRVSVIEAIEPEDLVVASGILASLRLHDPATVDPYYLAGLLRSVYGQALVQPYIQTSTNTTTINLKALSQLQVPLPKWNMQQQLAQMFRQLDEVRRNTDAVVEQRAYYADAAIRLAVEA, from the coding sequence ATGACCACCCAGGATCTGACCTACATTGGTGCTGTACCCCATGGACCTGTAGAAGCCATAGCGGGGTTCAATGCCCGTTATTTGCTCAGGCGAAGCGATCTCCTTTTTAACGTCCGCAACCGGCCTTTCCGTGTCAGTGTGATTGAAGCGATTGAGCCAGAGGATCTGGTGGTGGCCTCAGGCATCTTGGCCTCGCTACGCTTACACGACCCCGCGACAGTTGACCCTTACTACCTGGCAGGCCTGCTGCGATCTGTATATGGCCAAGCCCTGGTGCAACCTTACATACAGACCTCCACCAACACGACCACCATCAACCTGAAAGCTCTCTCCCAGCTCCAAGTGCCACTGCCAAAATGGAACATGCAGCAGCAGTTGGCGCAGATGTTTCGGCAACTCGATGAGGTGCGCCGCAATACAGACGCAGTTGTTGAGCAGCGTGCCTACTATGCAGACGCCGCAATTCGCCTGGCGGTAGAGGCGTGA
- a CDS encoding transposase — protein sequence MLSLVQSLDDEKCYEVIRGERWPQGVRCPHCNAQHVIKQGKEVMLQEILQAALRAFAVSSSLAQGQA from the coding sequence ATGCTGAGCTTAGTACAGTCGCTGGACGACGAAAAGTGCTATGAGGTCATTCGTGGGGAACGCTGGCCGCAGGGGGTTCGCTGTCCGCACTGCAATGCCCAGCATGTTATCAAACAAGGCAAGGAGGTAATGCTCCAAGAAATCCTTCAGGCGGCGTTGCGAGCCTTTGCCGTCTCAAGCAGCTTAGCCCAGGGGCAGGCCTAG
- a CDS encoding vWA domain-containing protein: protein MPDSDFDQLPFDLAEFAENPEPRCPVLLLLDNSGSMRGEKISQLNAGLVEFRDDLANDPLAAARCEVAIVSFGPVREVMDFTSAQHFVPPSLKAESDTPLGAAVIHGLAMLKRRKEVIRQNGIGLYRPWVFLITDGGPTDGWKHAAQLVRQGEESKAFAFFSVGVKGADMEMLRQLSVRDPISLSGLKFRELFLWLSASLKSVSQSTPGDIVPLKSPAGWGEV from the coding sequence ATGCCAGATAGCGATTTTGATCAACTCCCATTCGACCTTGCAGAGTTTGCAGAAAATCCGGAGCCACGTTGTCCCGTTCTACTGCTGCTGGACAACAGCGGCAGTATGCGGGGCGAGAAGATTTCGCAACTCAATGCAGGTCTGGTTGAGTTTAGAGATGACCTAGCGAATGATCCACTCGCCGCCGCCCGCTGTGAGGTGGCGATCGTGTCGTTCGGTCCTGTACGTGAAGTGATGGATTTTACGTCTGCCCAGCACTTTGTTCCGCCTTCCCTGAAGGCCGAGTCCGATACGCCACTGGGCGCTGCCGTGATTCATGGACTCGCCATGCTTAAGCGTCGAAAAGAAGTCATCCGGCAAAATGGAATCGGTCTCTACCGCCCGTGGGTCTTCCTGATTACAGACGGTGGACCGACGGACGGGTGGAAGCACGCAGCACAACTGGTTCGACAGGGTGAGGAGAGCAAAGCCTTCGCTTTTTTCAGTGTGGGTGTCAAAGGTGCAGATATGGAAATGCTGCGCCAACTCTCCGTTCGGGATCCGATTTCGCTCAGCGGTTTAAAATTCCGCGAGCTCTTTTTGTGGCTGTCCGCTAGCCTCAAGAGTGTTTCACAAAGCACACCTGGAGACATAGTGCCGCTGAAAAGCCCTGCTGGGTGGGGTGAGGTTTAA
- a CDS encoding PP2C family serine/threonine-protein phosphatase, translated as MSCWRHIHASVIGTSHTSTGQPCQDSHAVKVVTTGRDESLLLVVTSDGAGTGMHSDEGSVQVCEEVLRWLEVRLIDGNEFLTSEDGLVLIHNLKTLLQNYAEAEERNYMLRDLACTLNVAAVLPDRAWFLQVGDGAAVVQSRDTALELIFWPDNGEYANQTYFVTDVPDDHIHVRVVETQLERVALMTDGLQTLALALQQRSAHAPFFEPMFQALDVLEGMETDAHLALQTGLIRFLNSPNVNARTNDDKTLVLCSRRTLPNRKTETPVA; from the coding sequence TTGTCGTGCTGGCGTCATATCCATGCGTCGGTTATTGGAACGTCTCACACAAGCACCGGACAGCCCTGTCAAGACAGTCATGCCGTGAAGGTTGTGACCACCGGCCGGGATGAATCTCTGCTCTTGGTCGTCACCTCCGATGGTGCTGGTACTGGGATGCACTCCGATGAAGGCAGTGTCCAGGTCTGTGAGGAAGTGCTGCGGTGGCTGGAGGTTCGGCTGATTGATGGAAATGAATTCCTCACATCAGAAGATGGTCTCGTATTGATCCATAACCTGAAGACCTTATTACAGAACTACGCCGAGGCTGAAGAACGCAATTATATGTTGCGCGATCTGGCGTGTACTTTGAATGTTGCGGCTGTGTTACCTGACCGAGCTTGGTTCCTACAAGTGGGAGACGGTGCAGCAGTTGTCCAGTCCCGAGATACCGCATTGGAATTGATCTTCTGGCCAGATAACGGTGAATATGCTAACCAGACTTACTTTGTAACAGACGTTCCAGACGATCATATTCATGTTCGTGTCGTCGAAACTCAACTGGAGCGGGTGGCTCTGATGACTGACGGTTTGCAGACGTTAGCTCTGGCACTGCAACAAAGGTCTGCGCACGCTCCATTTTTTGAGCCGATGTTTCAGGCGCTTGATGTCTTAGAGGGGATGGAAACTGATGCACATCTTGCCCTTCAGACGGGGCTAATACGCTTTCTGAACTCTCCAAATGTCAATGCCCGTACCAACGATGACAAGACGCTCGTTCTGTGCAGTCGGCGGACTCTGCCGAATAGAAAAACAGAAACGCCGGTCGCATGA